One region of Alcanivorax sediminis genomic DNA includes:
- a CDS encoding nucleoside recognition domain-containing protein, with protein sequence MHRLFSLFFLAGVAGACVQLVMGDMEAPGRLVNALWAAADLAVEVSLGLIGVLALWSGLFRLAEASRLADRISLWLTPLLSRLMPGLKQNQAATAPVTMNLAANMLGLDNAATPLGLKAMEALQTGNPAPRTATDSQIMFLVLNTSSVTLVPVTVLLFRAQQGAADPAAVYLPLLMATTISTFVGVWITSRIQKIPLFQPLILLVAGGWLALLSALGLVVWLSPPDVANTLSSLLGNGILLLVLAVFFIAAWRTRVDSYDVFVEGAKEGFTTAVRIIPYLVAMLAAIAMLRAGGVLELCLSALRAMATSVGMDTRFVEALPVALMKPLSGSGARAAMIDVMQTQGVDSLAGRMAAVMQGSTETTFYVLAVYFGSVGIRDFRYALWCGLAADAAGLVTAILVSYAFWG encoded by the coding sequence TTGCACAGACTCTTTAGCCTGTTTTTCCTCGCGGGTGTCGCCGGCGCCTGTGTTCAGCTTGTTATGGGAGACATGGAGGCACCGGGCCGATTAGTCAATGCCCTGTGGGCCGCAGCTGACCTGGCTGTTGAAGTTTCGCTGGGGCTGATCGGGGTTCTTGCCCTGTGGAGCGGTCTGTTCAGACTGGCTGAAGCCAGCCGTCTGGCTGACAGGATTTCCCTGTGGTTAACCCCCTTGTTGAGCCGTCTGATGCCAGGGCTGAAACAAAATCAGGCGGCAACAGCGCCCGTCACCATGAATCTGGCTGCCAACATGCTCGGGCTCGACAATGCCGCGACGCCACTGGGCCTCAAGGCCATGGAGGCCCTGCAAACCGGCAATCCGGCACCACGAACAGCCACAGATAGCCAGATCATGTTTCTGGTGCTCAACACATCCTCTGTCACTCTGGTGCCCGTGACGGTACTACTGTTTCGTGCTCAGCAGGGTGCTGCGGATCCGGCAGCGGTATACCTGCCATTACTGATGGCGACCACCATATCCACCTTTGTGGGCGTGTGGATAACCAGTCGAATTCAGAAGATCCCGCTTTTTCAGCCCTTGATACTGCTGGTGGCGGGTGGCTGGCTGGCACTGCTTTCAGCCCTTGGACTGGTCGTCTGGTTGTCACCACCGGATGTGGCCAATACGCTCTCCAGCCTGCTTGGCAATGGCATCTTGCTGCTGGTGCTGGCCGTCTTCTTTATCGCTGCCTGGCGAACCCGCGTGGACAGCTACGATGTGTTTGTTGAGGGCGCCAAGGAGGGGTTTACTACTGCTGTCAGGATCATTCCGTACCTGGTGGCCATGCTGGCGGCCATCGCCATGCTCCGTGCCGGCGGTGTGCTCGAATTATGCTTGTCTGCCCTGCGGGCCATGGCCACATCCGTCGGCATGGATACCCGATTTGTGGAAGCGTTGCCGGTGGCCCTGATGAAACCGCTCAGTGGCTCCGGTGCACGTGCCGCCATGATAGATGTCATGCAGACCCAGGGAGTCGACTCTCTGGCCGGCCGCATGGCCGCCGTTATGCAGGGCTCTACGGAAACCACCTTTTATGTGCTTGCGGTCTATTTCGGCAGTGTTGGAATACGGGACTTTCGATATGCACTGTGGTGTGGCCTGGCCGCTGATGCGGCGGGGCTGGTGACCGCGATTCTGGTCAGCTACGCGT